A part of Mustela erminea isolate mMusErm1 chromosome 9, mMusErm1.Pri, whole genome shotgun sequence genomic DNA contains:
- the ANKRD49 gene encoding ankyrin repeat domain-containing protein 49 — protein MEKGKVNSDGKPDPENSLDFSEHFNQLELLETHGHLIPTGTQSLWVGNSDEDEEQDEKTEEWYQLQEKKMEKDPSKLLLWAAEKNRLTTVRRLLSEKATHVNTRDEDEYTPLHRAAYSGHLDVVRELIAQGADVHAVTVDGWTPLHSACKWNNTRVASFLLQHDADINAQTKGLLTPLHLAAGNRDSKDTLELLLMNRYIKPGLKNNLEETALDIARRTSVYHYLFEIVEGCTNSSPQP, from the exons atggaaaaagggaaaGTAAATAGTGATGGAAAACCAGACCCAGAAAATTCCCTGGACTTTTCTGAACACTTTAACCAGCTTGAATTGTTGGAAACACATGGGCACCTTATTCCCACTGGTACCCAAAGTCTCTGGGTAGGGAATTCTGATGAAGACGAGGAAcaagatgaaaaaactgaagagTGGTATCaattgcaagaaaaaaagatggaaaaagatccAAGCAAATTGCTTCTTTGGGCCGCAGAAAAAAATCgg CTTACTACAGTGCGGAGACTACTGTCTGAAAAGGCCACCCATGTCAACACTAGAGACGAAGACGAATATACCCCTCTCCATCGAGCAGCCTACAGTGGACACTTAGATGTGGTACGCGAGCTGATTGCACAAGGGGCAGATGTCCACGCGGTGACTGTGGATGGCTGGACACCGCTGCACAGTGCTTGTAAGTGGAATAACACCAGAGTCGCTTCTTTCTTACTCCAGCATGATGCAGATATCAACGCCCAAACAAAAGGCCTCCTGACCCCCTTACACCTTGCTGCTGGGAACAGAGACAGCAAAGATACCCTGGAGCTCCTCCTCATGAACCGCTACATCAAACCGGGTCTGAAGAACAACTTGGAAGAAACGGCCCTTGATATTGCCAGGCGGACAAGTGTCTATCACTACCTCTTTGAAATTGTGGAAGGCTGCACAAATTCTTCACCTCAGCCATAA